A portion of the Andreesenia angusta genome contains these proteins:
- a CDS encoding iron-containing alcohol dehydrogenase gives MARFTVPRDVYFGEGVISELKNLEAKKAVLVIGGGAIRTTGVLEKIENNLKEAGIETRVIEGVESDPSVETVMKGVEVLNEFGPDLIVGIGGGSPIDAAKAMWIFYEHPNFTFEEAAKPFNLPTLRTKARFVAIPTTSGTGTEVTSFSVITDNKTGVKYPIADYNITPDMAIVDTDMAQTMPASLVAHTGMDALTHSFEAYASTVRNAFTDALAMKSIEMIKENLIESYKGDRDARSEMHIAQCLAGMSFSNAILGIVHSMAHKTGKIFSIPHGCANAIYLPYVIDFNRKEAGAIYADIARRLGLAGSSEDELVDSLVEMVQDFNKEMNIPSTLKEFGVSEEDFNSSLNEIAAGAVGDPCTGTNPREISVEEMKQLFICTYNGEKVNF, from the coding sequence ATGGCAAGATTTACAGTACCAAGAGACGTATACTTTGGAGAGGGAGTTATATCGGAGCTTAAAAACCTGGAAGCTAAGAAGGCTGTTCTCGTTATAGGAGGAGGAGCTATAAGAACTACAGGAGTGCTTGAGAAGATAGAAAACAACCTCAAGGAAGCGGGAATAGAGACTAGAGTCATAGAAGGCGTTGAGTCTGATCCATCGGTAGAGACAGTTATGAAAGGTGTTGAAGTTCTGAACGAGTTCGGCCCTGACCTTATAGTTGGAATAGGAGGGGGATCTCCAATAGATGCCGCTAAGGCAATGTGGATATTCTACGAACACCCTAACTTCACTTTCGAAGAGGCGGCCAAGCCTTTCAACCTGCCAACACTGAGAACAAAGGCTAGATTTGTGGCTATACCAACTACAAGCGGGACAGGAACTGAGGTTACATCGTTCTCTGTCATCACAGACAACAAGACTGGAGTGAAATACCCTATAGCGGACTACAACATAACTCCGGACATGGCGATAGTGGACACAGACATGGCTCAGACTATGCCTGCAAGCCTTGTGGCTCATACTGGAATGGACGCACTTACACACTCATTCGAGGCATATGCGTCAACAGTTAGAAACGCTTTTACAGACGCACTCGCTATGAAGTCTATAGAGATGATAAAAGAGAACCTTATAGAGTCTTACAAAGGAGACAGGGACGCTAGAAGCGAAATGCATATAGCTCAGTGCCTTGCTGGAATGTCATTCTCGAATGCAATACTTGGAATAGTACACAGCATGGCTCACAAGACAGGAAAGATATTCAGCATACCTCATGGATGTGCCAATGCAATATACCTTCCTTACGTGATAGATTTCAACAGAAAAGAGGCGGGAGCAATATATGCTGACATAGCAAGAAGACTTGGACTTGCAGGAAGCAGTGAAGACGAGCTTGTTGACTCACTTGTAGAGATGGTACAAGACTTCAACAAAGAGATGAATATACCGTCAACACTTAAGGAGTTCGGAGTAAGCGAAGAGGACTTCAACAGCAGTCTCAACGAAATAGCTGCCGGAGCAGTGGGAGACCCTTGTACTGGCACAAATCCAAGGGAGATATCTGTAGAAGAGATGAAGCAGCTTTTCATCTGCACTTACAACGGAGAGAAAGTAAACTTCTAA
- a CDS encoding nuclease-related domain-containing protein, translated as MLLFSIAAFMLMSFILKRILEDEEQVKKTEEAVKDKKPVETRTRPLNTGYKEDIYYDTELPYRNVSEADIKGAKGECDIFRLLKNEGESRILMNTYIKADGKPSEIDLIAINRSGIHVFESKNYSGWIFGNEKDKMWTQLLRKDKKYRFYNPIRQNRGHIGAIDSLFKGRYRDRTFSYIVFGKSCELKSVSYNPEKSVVGTLKEFNTIYRKIAQLPKLLSEGEVDYIYSTLEKLSGHNVPKSVKEEHLDYVEGLKENECQMRQ; from the coding sequence GTGCTACTGTTTAGTATAGCGGCATTTATGCTCATGTCGTTTATATTAAAGAGGATCTTGGAAGACGAGGAGCAAGTCAAAAAAACCGAAGAAGCTGTAAAAGATAAAAAGCCTGTGGAAACTAGAACTAGGCCTTTGAACACTGGCTATAAAGAAGATATATACTATGATACAGAATTACCGTACAGGAATGTCAGTGAAGCCGATATAAAGGGTGCCAAGGGGGAATGTGACATATTCAGACTGTTGAAGAATGAAGGAGAGTCCAGGATACTGATGAACACATATATAAAAGCTGACGGAAAGCCCTCAGAAATAGACTTGATAGCCATAAACAGAAGTGGAATACATGTATTCGAGTCCAAGAACTACAGTGGCTGGATATTTGGAAACGAGAAAGACAAGATGTGGACTCAGCTCTTGAGAAAAGACAAAAAATACCGCTTCTACAATCCAATAAGGCAGAACAGGGGTCATATAGGGGCGATAGACAGTCTTTTCAAAGGAAGGTACAGAGACAGAACTTTCTCCTACATAGTATTCGGTAAAAGCTGTGAGCTGAAGAGTGTATCCTACAATCCTGAGAAAAGCGTGGTCGGAACACTAAAGGAATTCAACACTATATACAGAAAGATAGCCCAGCTTCCAAAGCTACTGAGCGAGGGAGAAGTCGATTATATATACAGCACACTAGAAAAGCTGAGCGGACACAATGTGCCTAAGAGCGTAAAGGAGGAGCATCTCGACTATGTGGAGGGACTGAAAGAGAATGAGTGCCAGATGAGACAATAG
- a CDS encoding DUF5316 family protein, translating to MVKFFIAGLISMIFVLVASFVMKSEAVFLYGMQILGFGSIVLGGIFSGLMSDNIYRRTAVETEKESDSRINRAFKLAMFGLPSIVVLIIYYFSQT from the coding sequence ATGGTAAAGTTTTTTATAGCTGGGCTGATATCAATGATTTTTGTTCTAGTGGCTTCGTTTGTAATGAAGAGTGAGGCCGTATTTCTTTATGGGATGCAGATTTTAGGATTTGGAAGTATAGTGCTAGGAGGAATATTTTCTGGGTTAATGAGTGACAATATTTATAGAAGGACTGCTGTGGAAACAGAGAAAGAGAGTGATAGTAGAATAAACAGAGCATTTAAACTAGCTATGTTTGGCCTGCCTAGCATAGTAGTATTGATAATATATTATTTTTCACAAACTTAG
- a CDS encoding DUF3885 domain-containing protein → MIKEQVTKELNLIGLKSLNPPLFYNAEYGIRFEIGVGNVYDSNMEPRKEYIENALNRAMTIYRSGLKFPSFLVWKVNPQNEEESINLKNLFFRKIAPVLPHEELSEYVEAGSDTMNQTQFYWDLNKSEIPIDKVFYEIILGDIGGSADFVSSIYIVDVQSHVILQLYDDMGLDIVSYDKDRLLPVYKELKSWILDYDRKEIDDKFAD, encoded by the coding sequence TTGATTAAAGAGCAAGTGACCAAAGAGCTAAATCTAATAGGATTGAAGTCGCTTAATCCCCCACTCTTTTATAATGCTGAATATGGTATTCGCTTTGAAATAGGAGTAGGCAATGTCTACGACAGCAATATGGAACCTAGAAAAGAATATATTGAAAATGCTTTAAATCGTGCCATGACCATATATCGTAGCGGATTGAAGTTTCCTTCGTTTCTGGTCTGGAAAGTTAATCCTCAAAATGAAGAGGAGAGCATCAACTTGAAAAATCTATTTTTTAGAAAAATTGCTCCAGTTTTACCCCACGAAGAGCTTTCAGAGTATGTCGAAGCTGGAAGTGACACCATGAACCAAACTCAATTTTACTGGGACTTGAATAAGAGTGAAATTCCTATTGATAAGGTCTTTTATGAAATAATTCTAGGTGATATTGGTGGTTCAGCAGATTTTGTTTCATCCATATATATAGTCGATGTTCAGAGTCACGTTATATTACAACTATATGATGATATGGGACTTGATATTGTTTCCTATGACAAAGATAGATTGCTCCCAGTTTACAAAGAACTGAAGTCATGGATACTCGATTATGACCGTAAAGAAATTGATGATAAGTTTGCCGACTAG
- a CDS encoding FusB/FusC family EF-G-binding protein, with amino-acid sequence MNSFIEKHRYNYIKKCLQNLNSAFRTSVDENIINVTKAHLNEKILSAFENLTEDEKEIIDITKISDPLHIDTYLSRLDKYTFGMKSVTKSQLLKVFKKEKKLHIPDLETLEAKKVYLGWTDNSTRKMFIAYDIDGVLLGMTCRIISQKNTNSYVCALCNYVGRDGEVISVSPVCKTRESGRDTYKSIGISICKNSDECNSRISSIERLEDILKTVNGIE; translated from the coding sequence ATGAACAGTTTTATAGAAAAACACCGCTATAATTATATAAAAAAATGCCTACAAAATTTGAATAGTGCGTTCAGAACTTCTGTAGATGAAAATATCATCAATGTAACTAAGGCACATCTGAATGAAAAGATACTGTCTGCTTTCGAAAACTTGACTGAGGATGAAAAGGAGATTATTGATATAACAAAAATAAGTGATCCTCTGCATATCGATACGTACTTGTCTAGACTAGACAAGTACACATTCGGTATGAAAAGTGTGACAAAGTCCCAGCTTTTAAAGGTATTCAAAAAAGAGAAGAAACTCCATATCCCTGACTTAGAAACACTTGAAGCCAAGAAGGTATATCTAGGCTGGACCGATAATTCTACTAGAAAGATGTTTATAGCCTACGACATAGATGGAGTGCTTCTAGGCATGACTTGCCGTATAATAAGCCAAAAAAATACAAACTCTTATGTATGTGCACTCTGTAACTATGTGGGAAGAGATGGCGAAGTTATATCTGTCTCGCCTGTATGTAAAACTAGGGAGTCAGGAAGGGACACTTACAAATCCATTGGAATCAGTATATGTAAAAATAGTGATGAATGTAATTCGCGAATTTCATCTATTGAAAGACTTGAAGATATATTGAAAACAGTGAATGGCATTGAGTAG
- a CDS encoding CD3324 family protein — MKYVKAKDVLPKDILEMVQKYVDGEYLYIPRKDMNRKAWGEKSGAKNILQVRNLEIYEKYSSGTTVDELSQEYYLSRKSIWRIISQAKHLFSKTKQNRSRD; from the coding sequence ATGAAATATGTAAAAGCAAAAGATGTGCTGCCAAAAGACATACTCGAGATGGTGCAAAAGTATGTGGACGGAGAGTACTTATATATCCCGAGGAAAGATATGAATCGCAAAGCTTGGGGCGAAAAGAGCGGTGCCAAAAATATTCTACAAGTCAGAAATTTAGAAATCTATGAAAAATACTCTTCAGGGACTACTGTAGATGAGCTATCTCAGGAATACTATCTATCGAGAAAGAGTATATGGAGAATAATAAGCCAAGCAAAGCATCTATTCTCGAAAACAAAGCAGAACCGTTCTAGGGATTGA
- a CDS encoding hemoblobin-interacting domain-containing protein: MGKRILFKKIKVLNYLLSIFMASSMIFPSFSYAISGTINFTGIDEYETGPVITDGQAGDVAASDIPGIDIDIFGSNDKINPIGKFIYLDFQNVITPSDVPTYTYNYIVIKSRDGSNFSFNSAYINNCNMMEDAVYVEGIRDGYPQGTVNLTLDDGGMPSQFDRLNGLTESIFQNVDQVIISSNTPGATDVTAGIGAIQIADPVMSTVALTADTTSNSVDNDLEITFAPDATFESEITGVSYNGNALTASQYTVSSGKVTLKPSVSGNTYLRTPGTANVVISASGYGNSTVSQTIQAGTVETLEVTTQPVPGALSGGAFATQPVVKLKDQYGNYCTTGVSSTANVVATAKSGTGSWSIGGTTTKSAVAGTATFSNLTCTLTTSGNGKVTFTSGIKTIDSSVFTIPQNSAKVLTADNIKQRGQ; the protein is encoded by the coding sequence ATGGGAAAACGTATTCTTTTTAAGAAAATCAAAGTATTGAACTATCTGCTCTCTATTTTTATGGCAAGCTCTATGATTTTTCCAAGCTTTTCATATGCTATTTCAGGAACGATTAACTTTACAGGAATTGATGAATATGAAACAGGACCTGTTATAACCGATGGACAAGCTGGGGATGTTGCAGCATCAGATATTCCAGGTATTGATATTGATATTTTTGGGTCCAATGATAAAATCAACCCTATTGGTAAGTTTATCTACCTTGACTTCCAGAACGTTATAACACCTTCTGATGTTCCAACTTACACATATAATTATATTGTCATCAAGAGTAGAGACGGCAGCAACTTTAGCTTTAATTCTGCATATATTAATAATTGCAATATGATGGAAGATGCGGTTTATGTTGAAGGAATTCGGGATGGATATCCTCAAGGCACAGTTAATCTAACACTAGATGATGGAGGTATGCCGAGCCAGTTTGACCGACTTAATGGACTGACAGAATCTATATTCCAAAATGTAGACCAAGTAATAATTTCTTCAAATACACCAGGTGCAACAGATGTAACAGCAGGTATAGGGGCAATTCAGATTGCTGACCCGGTTATGTCAACTGTTGCGTTGACAGCTGATACAACATCAAACAGCGTTGATAATGACTTGGAAATCACCTTTGCACCAGATGCAACATTTGAAAGTGAAATTACAGGCGTAAGCTATAACGGCAATGCATTGACTGCTAGCCAGTACACTGTGTCAAGCGGTAAAGTGACTTTGAAGCCAAGCGTTTCAGGCAACACATACCTCAGAACACCAGGGACTGCAAACGTTGTGATCTCGGCATCAGGATACGGGAACTCTACAGTATCCCAAACTATACAAGCGGGAACGGTGGAAACGCTTGAGGTGACAACCCAGCCAGTACCTGGAGCATTAAGCGGGGGTGCGTTCGCAACTCAGCCGGTAGTGAAATTGAAAGATCAGTACGGAAACTACTGTACAACTGGAGTTTCATCAACAGCAAATGTAGTGGCAACAGCGAAGAGTGGTACAGGCTCTTGGAGCATAGGAGGAACTACAACTAAAAGTGCAGTAGCTGGAACAGCAACATTTAGCAACCTGACATGCACGTTGACAACATCAGGAAATGGGAAAGTGACCTTTACGAGTGGAATTAAGACCATTGACAGCTCGGTATTCACTATTCCACAAAACTCGGCAAAGGTACTTACAGCTGATAACATCAAACAGCGTGGACAATGA